A stretch of Paludisphaera rhizosphaerae DNA encodes these proteins:
- a CDS encoding protoglobin family protein: MQHIDERRLEEDVEYRFRYVAEYIGFGEEDERAIHEASSLTLPLVPKIVDALYDAFHRHDATWRHFLPRQQGKADFGASLDRRLNELTPNHAMVKTRKHSLGRYFVRLMTQPYDAAMIQYMDAMGRIHKAETHRARLDIPLVQMNAFMGQLADVMFTLIHGLELDPAREHALIRAYSRVFWLQNDLVSRHYLKLEQR; this comes from the coding sequence GTGCAGCACATCGACGAGCGACGTCTCGAAGAGGACGTCGAATACCGGTTCCGTTACGTCGCCGAGTACATCGGCTTCGGCGAGGAGGACGAACGCGCGATCCACGAGGCGTCGTCGCTAACGCTTCCGCTGGTCCCGAAGATCGTCGATGCGCTCTATGACGCTTTCCACCGCCATGACGCCACCTGGCGGCACTTCCTGCCGCGGCAGCAGGGGAAGGCGGATTTCGGGGCCTCGCTGGATCGTCGGCTCAATGAATTGACGCCCAATCACGCGATGGTCAAGACTCGCAAGCACTCGCTCGGCCGCTACTTCGTTCGGCTCATGACCCAGCCCTACGACGCTGCCATGATCCAGTACATGGACGCCATGGGCCGCATCCACAAGGCTGAAACCCACCGCGCCCGGCTCGACATCCCGCTCGTCCAGATGAACGCCTTCATGGGCCAACTGGCCGACGTGATGTTCACGCTGATCCACGGCCTGGAACTCGACCCCGCTCGCGAGCACGCCCTCATTCGGGCTTACTCCAGGGTGTTTTGGCTCCAGAACGACCTTGTTTCCCGGCATTACCTGAAGTTGGAACAGCGATGA
- a CDS encoding S41 family peptidase, with translation MARGWKAVRNLALIVIAEALLPAAVLADDWSEHGRQIVAAVGRDFYDANRARAWVARHEHYADQLHDRDAFTEATRRVLKDLQASHTAYFTKDDPEYYGLACIFQIKPEGEPPMIDSIGVDVAPGGFVRKVFAASPAEFAGLRRGDEIVSADGEPFRPVVSFRGKAGRGVVLEVRSREGEPPRRVVVTPGRTEPQREWLADQRHGAKVIERKGRKIAYMPMFSAAGEEPQSAVRDAILGKFAEADALVLDFRGGWGGADPGFVSLFDRSPPVLETVASNGVRSRYAPHWRKPLVLLINGGSRSGKEIVAFAVRKHRLGTLVGERTAGAVLAGQALPVGDGLLYLAGCDVLVDGERLEGVGVPVDVEVADRLRYAEGADPQLDAALDEAATATR, from the coding sequence ATGGCGCGCGGATGGAAGGCGGTTCGAAACCTTGCTCTGATCGTGATTGCCGAAGCCCTGTTGCCGGCCGCGGTTCTCGCCGACGACTGGTCCGAACACGGTCGCCAAATCGTGGCGGCGGTCGGCCGCGACTTCTACGATGCGAACCGGGCCCGCGCCTGGGTCGCACGCCACGAACATTACGCCGACCAACTGCACGACCGTGACGCCTTCACCGAGGCGACCCGCCGCGTCCTGAAGGATCTACAGGCCTCGCACACGGCTTACTTCACGAAGGACGACCCGGAGTATTACGGCCTCGCGTGCATCTTCCAGATCAAACCAGAAGGCGAACCGCCGATGATCGATTCGATCGGCGTGGACGTCGCGCCGGGCGGCTTCGTCCGCAAGGTCTTCGCGGCGAGCCCCGCGGAATTCGCGGGACTCCGACGCGGGGACGAGATCGTCTCCGCCGACGGCGAGCCTTTCAGGCCGGTCGTCTCATTCCGCGGCAAGGCGGGCCGCGGCGTTGTTCTGGAAGTTCGCAGCCGCGAGGGCGAGCCGCCGAGGCGGGTCGTCGTCACTCCGGGCCGAACCGAACCGCAACGCGAGTGGCTCGCCGACCAGCGGCACGGGGCCAAGGTGATCGAACGGAAAGGCCGCAAGATCGCCTACATGCCGATGTTCTCCGCCGCCGGCGAGGAACCGCAATCGGCGGTCCGCGATGCGATTCTCGGGAAGTTCGCCGAGGCCGACGCCCTTGTGCTGGATTTCCGCGGCGGCTGGGGCGGTGCGGACCCGGGCTTCGTCTCGCTCTTCGACCGATCGCCGCCGGTACTCGAGACCGTCGCGAGCAACGGCGTCCGCTCACGGTACGCTCCCCACTGGCGCAAACCGCTGGTTCTGCTCATCAACGGCGGCTCGCGGAGCGGCAAGGAGATCGTCGCTTTCGCCGTCCGCAAACACCGCCTGGGGACGCTCGTCGGCGAGCGGACGGCCGGCGCGGTCCTGGCCGGCCAGGCCCTCCCCGTGGGCGACGGACTCCTCTATCTCGCCGGCTGCGACGTCCTCGTCGATGGCGAGCGACTGGAAGGCGTCGGGGTGCCGGTGGACGTCGAGGTCGCCGACCGCCTCCGCTACGCCGAGGGCGCCGACCCGCAACTCGACGCCGCCCTCGACGAGGCGGCGACCGCCACGCGTTGA
- a CDS encoding glycoside hydrolase family 5 protein codes for MRRTALAAFLIVALAARAEEARPLLPGGDFEGRESWGRPKGATYEAEGHNHFLRLHVPKSGDTVLVHRTVTLPEDVEALRLRYKVRFEKIERGKQAWFDGRIMMNFKDASGRKLEPSPSPPNFVGTSKHWDERTQVFRVPKGAKSLELMFTLFQAKAGRLDFDDVTLDAVPASDLHTPPPPTPAARIAAPAPDRLPPALHVEGKRLVDANGREAWLQGVAIPSLEWSAGGEHILESIAVATRDWKANCIRLPVRETFWAGNDFRQAGGPEAYRQLIDDAVNSCAGAGAYIVIDLHDYRAPEAKHAAFWREVAAKYKNHPAVLFDLFNEPHDVSWDVWRNGGTVTDRKKEGDGVAAENADKLVSFQSIGMQGLLDAVRETGARNVVIAGGLDWGYDLSGVLENYALKDSSGDGVMYSSHVYPWKRDWKRKFLDAAEKHPIFLGEVGADVKKMEFIPVAAQEDPATWAPDMLAAIQGHRLHWTAWAFHPGATPRVILDWNYTPTPFWGALVKRALAGERFPTGKPR; via the coding sequence ATGCGACGAACCGCACTTGCCGCATTCCTGATCGTCGCACTCGCCGCGCGTGCCGAGGAGGCTCGGCCGCTGCTCCCTGGCGGCGATTTCGAAGGCCGTGAATCCTGGGGTCGCCCCAAAGGCGCGACCTATGAGGCCGAAGGACACAACCACTTCCTCCGGCTGCACGTCCCCAAGTCGGGCGATACCGTGCTCGTCCATCGAACCGTGACGCTCCCCGAGGACGTCGAGGCGCTTCGCCTCCGCTACAAGGTCCGCTTCGAGAAGATCGAGCGTGGCAAGCAGGCCTGGTTCGACGGCCGGATCATGATGAACTTCAAGGACGCGTCAGGCCGCAAGCTGGAGCCCTCGCCGTCGCCCCCGAACTTCGTCGGAACCTCCAAGCACTGGGACGAACGCACGCAGGTCTTCCGGGTTCCGAAAGGAGCGAAATCGCTCGAACTTATGTTCACGCTCTTCCAGGCCAAGGCCGGCCGGCTCGATTTCGACGACGTGACGCTGGACGCCGTACCCGCCTCAGACCTGCACACGCCGCCTCCCCCGACTCCCGCCGCGAGGATCGCCGCGCCGGCCCCGGACAGGCTCCCCCCTGCTCTGCATGTCGAGGGCAAGCGGCTGGTCGACGCCAACGGTCGCGAGGCATGGCTCCAGGGGGTCGCGATCCCCAGCCTGGAGTGGTCGGCCGGCGGCGAGCACATCCTGGAGTCGATCGCCGTTGCCACCCGCGACTGGAAGGCGAACTGCATCCGGCTCCCCGTCCGCGAGACCTTCTGGGCCGGCAACGACTTCCGCCAGGCCGGCGGACCCGAGGCCTATCGCCAGCTCATCGACGACGCCGTCAACTCCTGCGCGGGCGCCGGTGCGTACATCGTCATCGACCTCCACGACTACCGAGCGCCCGAAGCGAAGCACGCCGCCTTCTGGCGCGAGGTCGCCGCGAAGTACAAGAACCACCCCGCCGTCCTCTTCGACCTGTTCAACGAGCCCCACGACGTCTCATGGGACGTCTGGCGGAATGGCGGGACCGTGACCGACCGCAAGAAAGAGGGGGACGGCGTCGCCGCCGAGAACGCCGACAAGCTGGTCTCGTTCCAGTCGATCGGCATGCAGGGTCTCCTCGACGCCGTCCGCGAAACCGGTGCGAGGAACGTCGTGATCGCCGGCGGCCTGGACTGGGGTTACGACCTCTCCGGCGTTCTGGAGAATTACGCGCTGAAGGACTCATCCGGCGACGGCGTCATGTACTCCAGCCACGTCTACCCATGGAAGCGCGATTGGAAGCGGAAGTTCCTCGACGCGGCCGAGAAGCATCCCATCTTCCTCGGCGAGGTCGGCGCCGACGTCAAGAAGATGGAGTTCATTCCCGTCGCCGCCCAGGAAGACCCGGCGACGTGGGCCCCGGACATGCTCGCCGCGATCCAGGGGCATCGCCTCCACTGGACCGCCTGGGCGTTCCACCCCGGCGCCACCCCGCGCGTGATCCTCGACTGGAATTACACGCCAACCCCCTTCTGGGGCGCCCTGGTCAAGCGGGCTCTGGCCGGTGAACGGTTCCCAACGGGGAAGCCACGATGA
- a CDS encoding ArnT family glycosyltransferase, producing MSSVSPAIDGPRRSVVREALLIGLLALTLNLVGNGRTSLWDRDEPRYAGATREMRESGDWIHPTFNAEPRYHKPILIYWLMLAGTALGGDGPFGVRLVSAVMGVGTVLLTWGWSRRVLGERTGRLAGLVLATMPLMMAESKLSTTDATLAFFYIGCQIALWELWARPSRGAAATFWTMMGLAVLTKSPAAPVLLVASVGFGWLCGGPSPFLYHRRLQWRWGLPLFLAIVVPWNVAILIRSAGEYFNVAVGYHIVQRATQGIEEHGGFPGYYVVVGMATLLPWAALIPAAVASAWSRRRETAAAGFLIGWAIGPLILLECVRTKLIHYYLPAVPALAVLVAWLLVRVLESPTELPFVKLFRFARRTIAVSAAVIAMGLAIGAVMVLPGPMRAPALTAGVLAAAGGWFVLHESAAGRLSRAILGTVAFTAAMELVLAGWCLPAAEPFRSSSVVGRRLAALEDVTGAKPALCTFRPPGTVYALGHPAPIIRSRGEFLDHTGRAGALLMPLTAGELEMLRKDSTFEVEIHETVEGLNIEKLRNETLHLSTVRLLGEPTPAIARPESGALIR from the coding sequence GTGTCGTCCGTATCGCCCGCCATCGACGGCCCTCGCCGATCGGTCGTCCGGGAGGCTTTGCTGATCGGCCTGCTGGCGCTGACGCTCAACCTCGTCGGCAACGGCCGGACGAGCTTGTGGGACCGCGACGAGCCCCGATACGCCGGCGCGACTCGTGAGATGCGCGAGAGCGGCGACTGGATCCATCCCACGTTCAACGCTGAGCCTCGCTACCACAAGCCGATCCTGATCTACTGGCTCATGCTCGCAGGCACGGCGTTGGGGGGCGACGGCCCGTTCGGCGTGCGGCTGGTCTCGGCCGTGATGGGCGTGGGGACCGTCTTGCTGACGTGGGGATGGTCTCGTCGCGTGTTGGGGGAGCGGACGGGGAGGCTCGCCGGTCTCGTTCTGGCGACGATGCCGCTGATGATGGCCGAATCGAAGCTCAGCACCACCGACGCCACGCTCGCCTTCTTCTACATCGGCTGCCAGATCGCCCTCTGGGAGCTTTGGGCTCGACCCTCGCGCGGGGCGGCGGCGACGTTCTGGACCATGATGGGACTGGCGGTGCTGACCAAGTCGCCGGCCGCGCCGGTGTTGCTGGTTGCGTCGGTCGGCTTTGGCTGGCTCTGCGGCGGGCCGAGCCCGTTCCTGTACCATCGCCGGCTGCAATGGCGATGGGGGCTGCCGTTGTTCCTGGCGATCGTCGTCCCGTGGAACGTGGCGATCCTGATCCGGTCGGCGGGCGAATACTTCAACGTGGCCGTCGGCTACCACATCGTCCAGCGGGCCACGCAGGGGATCGAGGAGCACGGCGGGTTCCCGGGGTATTACGTCGTGGTCGGAATGGCCACGCTCCTCCCCTGGGCGGCCCTGATCCCGGCGGCGGTCGCCTCGGCCTGGTCGCGACGCCGGGAAACGGCGGCGGCCGGGTTCCTGATCGGCTGGGCGATCGGCCCCCTGATCCTGCTGGAGTGCGTCCGGACGAAGCTGATCCACTACTATCTGCCGGCCGTCCCGGCGCTGGCCGTGCTGGTCGCCTGGCTGCTCGTCCGGGTGCTCGAATCACCGACCGAGTTGCCGTTCGTCAAACTCTTCCGATTCGCCCGCCGGACGATCGCCGTCAGCGCGGCGGTGATCGCGATGGGCCTGGCGATCGGAGCCGTCATGGTGCTTCCCGGCCCGATGCGGGCGCCGGCACTGACCGCGGGCGTGTTGGCGGCGGCGGGGGGCTGGTTCGTGCTTCACGAGTCGGCCGCGGGTCGGCTTTCTCGTGCGATTCTGGGCACGGTCGCATTCACCGCCGCGATGGAGCTGGTGCTGGCCGGCTGGTGCCTGCCGGCGGCCGAACCGTTCCGGTCGTCGTCGGTGGTGGGGCGTCGCCTCGCCGCCCTGGAAGACGTCACCGGCGCGAAGCCGGCTCTGTGTACATTCCGACCTCCGGGCACCGTCTATGCGCTGGGCCACCCCGCGCCGATCATCCGGAGCCGAGGCGAGTTCCTCGACCACACCGGCCGTGCCGGCGCGTTGCTGATGCCTCTCACGGCCGGCGAGTTGGAGATGCTCCGCAAGGACTCAACCTTCGAGGTCGAGATCCACGAGACGGTCGAGGGGCTCAACATCGAGAAGCTCCGCAACGAGACGCTTCACCTCTCCACCGTCCGGTTGCTCGGCGAGCCGACTCCCGCGATCGCACGGCCCGAGTCGGGGGCCTTGATCCGCTGA
- a CDS encoding DMT family transporter produces the protein MSTPASRVEQGISGTESQVEQPPTEDDERREAPEATIPHVARTPDPRAYLLLATMVVLGSTTSPLAQVAVRQLPIGLVPLLRFGSATLCLLPFVGAGSIRRLIREDWRRLAVVAACCVPLNQFFFLTAAKLGTNAHVGLFYATVPLIVWTLAWILGHEPLDLSRLGAILISIAGVLVIGLGNILGADAATSPAQTRNVMIADILLVGAVLSWGAYVALSRPLVMRHGALPTLAGAFLVGCLLQLPVAALTAPSWAPQVRDASMSAWICLAVLAFGITPVNLALQNLALRRLDASQVAAFSNVAPVLTVVWGVWLFHEVLSPALLVGGALTLAGVFWTSRPAPRRTPKPAPQPAWTPDAPATEVVGG, from the coding sequence ATGAGCACGCCAGCCTCGCGGGTGGAGCAGGGGATCAGCGGGACGGAGTCCCAGGTGGAACAACCCCCCACGGAGGACGACGAACGCCGCGAGGCTCCCGAAGCGACGATCCCACACGTCGCCAGAACGCCCGACCCTCGGGCCTATCTCCTGCTGGCGACCATGGTTGTGCTGGGCTCGACGACCTCGCCGCTCGCGCAGGTGGCGGTGCGGCAGCTTCCGATCGGGCTGGTGCCGCTCCTGCGGTTCGGATCGGCGACGCTCTGCCTGCTGCCGTTCGTCGGCGCCGGCTCGATCCGTCGGCTGATCCGCGAGGACTGGCGGCGGCTGGCGGTCGTCGCCGCCTGCTGCGTGCCGCTGAACCAGTTCTTCTTCCTCACCGCCGCCAAGCTGGGGACCAACGCGCACGTCGGCCTGTTTTACGCCACGGTGCCGCTGATCGTCTGGACGCTCGCCTGGATCCTGGGGCATGAGCCGCTCGACCTCAGCCGGCTGGGGGCGATCCTCATCAGCATCGCCGGCGTGCTGGTGATCGGCCTGGGGAACATCCTGGGCGCCGACGCCGCCACATCCCCAGCGCAGACGCGCAACGTGATGATCGCCGACATCCTGCTGGTCGGCGCGGTCCTCTCGTGGGGGGCCTACGTCGCCCTCAGCCGGCCGCTGGTCATGCGCCACGGGGCCCTGCCGACGCTCGCCGGGGCGTTTCTGGTCGGCTGCCTGTTGCAACTCCCGGTCGCCGCGCTGACGGCTCCGAGTTGGGCTCCGCAAGTTCGCGATGCGTCGATGTCCGCCTGGATCTGCCTGGCTGTCCTGGCTTTCGGAATCACACCCGTCAATCTGGCCCTCCAGAACCTCGCCCTGCGCCGGCTGGACGCCAGCCAGGTCGCCGCGTTCAGCAACGTCGCCCCCGTCCTGACGGTCGTCTGGGGCGTCTGGCTCTTCCATGAGGTGCTCTCGCCGGCACTCCTCGTCGGCGGGGCCCTGACGCTCGCGGGCGTCTTCTGGACCAGCCGTCCCGCCCCCCGCCGCACGCCGAAGCCCGCCCCGCAACCGGCCTGGACCCCCGATGCGCCCGCGACGGAAGTCGTGGGCGGTTAA
- a CDS encoding phytase produces the protein MTARHRSASTRRYALDPSLAIILAMGAAASTAGDGSQPVLTPSAAVQSEPVPHDGDAADDPAIWIHPDDPARSLVLGTDKKGGLNVFDLDGRRLQIVSDGSEPNNVDVLYGVPTPDGPIDLAVAGTRAEGRRGLSFWRINPQTRSLTEFGGVPAFSVIDGGEPYGSCVYRSPRDGAAYAFVTSKTGRVEQYRLEIHGGSVHGSLVRSIEVGSQVEGCVADSDLGRLYVGEEDVGIWRYGAEPDAGSDRVSVARVGEHGLKDDVEGLTIYFASGSKGYLIASSQGSDTFPVFERDGDNAFVATIDPAAGGLPDVGETDGLDVTHAPTSSRFPAGLLVIQDGKPADGRTNFKFYDWREVAGDVLRVDASRPARPSPTPPVLPAR, from the coding sequence ATGACCGCCCGCCACCGCTCGGCCTCGACTCGGCGCTACGCGCTCGATCCGAGCCTGGCGATCATCCTGGCCATGGGGGCCGCCGCCTCGACTGCTGGCGACGGCTCCCAACCCGTTCTGACTCCCTCGGCCGCCGTCCAGTCCGAACCCGTCCCCCACGACGGCGACGCGGCCGACGATCCGGCGATCTGGATCCACCCCGATGACCCGGCGCGAAGCCTGGTGCTGGGGACCGACAAAAAAGGAGGGCTGAACGTCTTCGACCTGGATGGTCGACGGCTTCAGATCGTTTCCGACGGCTCCGAGCCGAACAATGTGGACGTCCTCTACGGCGTCCCGACACCGGACGGCCCGATCGACCTGGCCGTCGCGGGAACCCGGGCCGAGGGGCGTCGCGGCCTCTCGTTCTGGAGGATCAATCCCCAAACGCGCTCGCTGACCGAGTTCGGCGGCGTCCCCGCCTTCTCGGTCATCGACGGCGGCGAGCCCTACGGTTCGTGCGTTTACCGAAGCCCCCGAGACGGAGCGGCCTACGCCTTCGTCACCAGCAAGACGGGACGGGTGGAGCAGTATCGACTGGAAATCCACGGCGGTTCGGTCCATGGCTCTCTCGTCCGCTCCATCGAAGTCGGCTCGCAGGTGGAAGGGTGCGTCGCCGATTCCGACCTCGGCCGGCTGTACGTCGGCGAGGAGGACGTCGGAATCTGGCGGTACGGCGCCGAGCCCGACGCCGGCTCCGACCGCGTCTCCGTCGCCAGGGTCGGCGAGCACGGCCTGAAGGACGACGTTGAGGGGCTGACGATCTATTTTGCTTCCGGCTCGAAGGGATATCTGATCGCATCGAGCCAGGGGAGCGACACGTTCCCGGTCTTCGAGCGCGATGGCGACAACGCCTTCGTCGCGACGATCGACCCGGCCGCCGGAGGACTTCCCGACGTGGGGGAGACCGACGGCCTGGATGTGACTCACGCGCCGACCTCCTCGCGATTCCCCGCCGGCCTTCTGGTGATCCAGGACGGCAAACCGGCCGACGGCCGCACCAATTTCAAGTTCTACGACTGGCGCGAAGTCGCCGGCGACGTTCTTCGCGTCGACGCCAGTCGTCCCGCCCGCCCATCTCCCACTCCGCCCGTCCTGCCCGCCAGGTAA
- a CDS encoding DUF1559 domain-containing protein, producing MASSRSRGFTLIELLVVIAIIAVLIALLLPAVQAAREAARRIHCVNNLKQLGLAVMNYESANGALPPQQTMVIVGNNQPTSYTSWGVSARLAPFMEAGPMYAAMNFTLKYSDGANTTVSYSQVKFLLCPSETNTNPPDATKPFGVSNYGWSVGDWYVFGGGGAVDNRSAFSVNRSRNLSAFSDGLSNTLLSAEVKANQPLYKSCTTPSGISATSYPSVANSPAFVAANYTNGCKTDVGHVKWSIGSACYDGFTTAMAPNTRVLVGTPSVDIDYDTNDENNGGPTYAAITSRSYHSGGVNALFGDGSVRFAKSTINGDVWRALGSIAGGEVISSDAF from the coding sequence ATGGCGTCCTCCCGGTCCCGCGGATTTACGCTGATTGAACTGTTGGTGGTGATTGCGATCATCGCCGTGCTGATCGCCCTGCTGCTGCCGGCGGTGCAGGCCGCTCGTGAGGCCGCCCGGCGGATCCACTGCGTCAACAACCTGAAGCAGCTCGGCCTGGCGGTGATGAACTATGAGAGCGCCAACGGGGCGCTGCCTCCGCAGCAGACGATGGTCATCGTCGGCAACAACCAGCCGACGTCTTACACCTCATGGGGCGTCAGCGCCCGCCTGGCTCCGTTCATGGAAGCCGGTCCGATGTACGCCGCGATGAACTTCACCTTGAAGTACAGCGACGGGGCGAATACGACCGTGAGCTACTCGCAGGTCAAGTTCCTGCTCTGCCCCAGCGAGACGAACACGAATCCGCCCGATGCGACCAAGCCGTTCGGCGTCTCGAACTACGGCTGGTCGGTCGGCGATTGGTACGTTTTCGGCGGCGGCGGGGCGGTCGACAACCGGAGCGCCTTCAGCGTCAATCGGAGCCGGAACCTGTCCGCCTTCTCCGACGGCCTGAGCAACACCCTGCTGTCGGCCGAGGTGAAGGCGAATCAGCCGCTGTACAAGTCTTGCACCACGCCCTCGGGGATCAGCGCGACCAGCTATCCCTCGGTGGCCAACTCGCCCGCGTTCGTCGCCGCCAACTACACGAACGGCTGCAAGACGGACGTCGGCCATGTGAAATGGTCGATCGGCTCGGCCTGCTACGACGGCTTCACCACGGCGATGGCGCCCAACACTCGCGTGCTGGTCGGTACGCCGAGCGTCGACATCGACTACGACACGAACGACGAGAACAACGGCGGCCCGACCTACGCCGCGATCACGTCTCGCAGCTATCACTCAGGCGGCGTCAACGCCCTGTTCGGCGATGGTTCCGTCCGGTTCGCCAAGAGCACCATCAACGGCGACGTCTGGCGGGCTCTCGGGTCGATCGCCGGCGGCGAGGTGATCTCCTCGGACGCTTTCTGA
- a CDS encoding DUF4058 family protein encodes MPSPFPGMDPYLEHPSVFPGLHNRLIALLGEALQAALPPPYFAEIGERVWVEVSGRFIEPDASILQSPSQERGGVAALPTRSVPVVVTVPHDERREPFLEIRTTGDSGEQLITAVEILSPSNKTAGERGRDLYLRKQQEVLASRVHLVEIDLLHGGLHTTAVDAKRLHQAVGRCDYHVSVHRSDRFEDFFIYPIQLRDSLPEVAFPLLAGDPDVPIDLQAIFDRAYDVGPYRRRIRYRDASPVPPLAPELHAWAEALLPEEP; translated from the coding sequence ATGCCGTCGCCGTTTCCGGGAATGGACCCCTACCTGGAGCATCCCTCGGTTTTCCCGGGGCTGCACAACCGCCTGATCGCCCTGCTGGGCGAGGCTCTCCAGGCCGCGCTCCCGCCTCCGTATTTCGCCGAGATCGGCGAGCGGGTCTGGGTCGAGGTCTCGGGCCGGTTCATCGAGCCGGACGCGAGCATCCTCCAATCTCCGTCGCAGGAACGCGGCGGAGTCGCCGCGTTGCCGACCCGGAGCGTTCCGGTCGTCGTCACCGTCCCTCATGACGAACGCCGGGAGCCCTTCCTGGAAATCCGAACGACGGGCGACTCGGGCGAACAGCTGATCACTGCGGTGGAGATCCTGAGCCCCAGCAACAAGACGGCGGGAGAGCGAGGGCGGGACCTTTACCTCCGCAAGCAGCAAGAGGTGCTCGCCAGCCGCGTCCACCTCGTCGAGATCGACCTGCTCCACGGCGGCCTGCACACGACGGCCGTCGATGCGAAGCGCCTTCACCAGGCGGTCGGCCGTTGCGATTATCACGTCTCGGTCCATCGATCGGACCGATTCGAGGACTTCTTCATCTACCCCATCCAACTCCGTGACTCTCTGCCGGAGGTCGCCTTCCCCCTCCTCGCCGGCGATCCCGACGTGCCGATCGACCTTCAAGCGATCTTCGACCGCGCCTACGACGTCGGCCCGTACCGCCGCCGAATTCGTTACCGGGACGCCTCTCCCGTCCCACCGCTGGCTCCCGAACTCCACGCCTGGGCGGAGGCGTTGCTGCCCGAGGAGCCGTGA
- a CDS encoding sigma-70 family RNA polymerase sigma factor has protein sequence MAEAARELSTLFQSGTAIGLTDGEVLRRVARAADDEAETFFRIIVERHGPMVLRVCRGELGNIHDADDAFQATFLVLAHRLREATRFESIGGWLYGVARRVSARARADAARRRSRERSAVRLAVVGEELSEVGHTLAVQEEVGRLPARYREIIVLCFWEGLTQEQAAARLGCPIGTVRSRSARARDLLRRRLARRGLAPEGVETPSPSVPASLALAAARGAAETVAGRSAEGVVGAYAMELAHRLMRSMLMSKLVSTSLVAILAIVASIGLVRAAATQEDRSSVKAKAKDLDDPKRPPASVRTDYIVDPPDLLLVEVLDALEGRPISGERLVRPDGRISLGFYGEVEVADLTIPQVKEKIVLHLKKYLNDEILGLVAMNPETGKLDPIDPKDSDRVFVDVTAYNSKPYYVLGEVAQPGKFPWTGGDKILDAVLYAGGLNSEADGRRVLVVHDKPRPGQAQTEVVDVEGLLKGEENAVNVPIRHGDRVIVNKLKPANPSRPAGVVAAPSPPQPKREQPRREPTAFEIQDQLNRIEERLDALMKKLE, from the coding sequence ATGGCGGAAGCGGCGAGGGAACTGTCGACGCTTTTCCAGTCGGGGACGGCGATCGGGTTGACGGACGGCGAGGTGCTCCGGCGCGTTGCGCGAGCGGCGGACGACGAGGCCGAGACGTTCTTCCGGATCATCGTGGAGCGGCATGGGCCGATGGTCCTGCGGGTTTGTCGGGGGGAGTTGGGGAACATCCACGACGCCGACGACGCCTTTCAGGCCACGTTCCTGGTCCTGGCCCATCGGCTCCGCGAGGCAACTCGCTTCGAATCGATCGGCGGCTGGCTGTACGGCGTGGCGCGACGCGTCTCGGCGCGGGCCCGCGCCGATGCAGCCCGACGCCGCAGTCGCGAGCGTTCCGCGGTTCGCCTCGCGGTGGTGGGCGAGGAGCTATCCGAGGTCGGCCACACCCTGGCGGTGCAAGAGGAGGTCGGGCGCCTGCCGGCTCGCTACCGCGAGATCATCGTCCTCTGCTTCTGGGAGGGGCTGACGCAGGAGCAAGCCGCGGCTCGCCTGGGATGCCCGATCGGCACGGTGCGGAGCCGGTCGGCCCGGGCCCGGGATCTCTTACGGCGAAGGCTCGCCCGCCGAGGACTTGCGCCTGAGGGGGTTGAGACCCCGTCGCCGTCTGTTCCCGCCTCGCTGGCTCTCGCCGCCGCCAGGGGAGCGGCCGAGACCGTCGCGGGAAGGTCGGCGGAGGGGGTCGTCGGAGCCTATGCAATGGAACTGGCCCATCGATTGATGAGGAGCATGCTGATGTCGAAGTTGGTTTCCACGAGCCTCGTCGCGATCCTGGCGATCGTCGCCTCGATCGGCCTGGTCAGGGCGGCCGCCACCCAGGAAGACCGCTCGTCCGTGAAGGCGAAGGCCAAGGACCTCGACGATCCGAAGCGGCCTCCCGCGTCGGTCCGAACGGATTACATCGTTGATCCGCCCGACCTGCTGCTCGTCGAGGTCCTCGACGCCCTGGAAGGCCGGCCGATTTCGGGGGAGCGACTGGTCCGTCCCGACGGTCGAATCAGCCTGGGGTTCTATGGAGAAGTCGAGGTCGCCGACCTGACCATCCCACAGGTGAAGGAGAAGATCGTCCTCCATCTGAAGAAATACCTAAACGACGAGATCCTGGGACTCGTCGCGATGAATCCCGAGACCGGCAAGCTCGACCCCATCGATCCGAAAGACAGCGACCGAGTTTTCGTCGACGTCACGGCCTACAACAGCAAGCCCTACTACGTCCTGGGCGAAGTCGCCCAGCCGGGCAAGTTTCCGTGGACGGGAGGGGACAAAATCCTCGACGCCGTCCTCTATGCCGGAGGTTTGAACTCCGAGGCCGACGGGCGTCGCGTACTTGTCGTTCACGACAAACCTCGGCCCGGCCAGGCTCAAACGGAGGTTGTGGACGTCGAGGGCCTGCTCAAGGGGGAAGAGAACGCCGTCAACGTCCCGATCCGCCACGGTGATCGCGTGATCGTCAACAAATTGAAGCCGGCGAATCCGAGTCGACCGGCCGGAGTCGTCGCGGCTCCATCCCCTCCTCAGCCGAAGCGGGAACAACCTCGTCGCGAGCCGACGGCCTTTGAAATCCAGGACCAACTCAACCGCATCGAGGAACGCCTGGACGCTCTGATGAAGAAGCTTGAATGA